CACATTTACTATTCACAATATTGAAAGGGGAGATAAAACAGAGTTCATCAAGAGAAATGAATCACTCAAGTATACCATCAATGGACCCATAGGCTACATGGTTTCTTTTTCTCACAAGTTATTTGTATTAATTCTCCGGTTGGCTGGTTGATGCGTGTGTGGATTAATAGACCATCCACCGGAGCTGCatttaatagtagcctatactctGGCCCACCAACTATTGGCTAAGAAAAATACTTGCCGACTCCTGATCTATCCTACGAGTTAACAAACAAAAGTGACCCCACTGACAGCATGCAGTCCGTTTAGCTAATGTCCTTTGCTGCTTCTGTGGTTTAGCCGAGCTGGTCACATTTTACCCACAACTTCACTCTCTTTTCCAGAGCCTATCAGGGAGGGTTTTATTTCACTAATCGTTAATATCAGTGTTATTTAAACATTATGGGTAAGACAAGGGTAGAGATCATTATCATTTAAATTATCTCTTAATTTAGTAAAATCTCTGTATGTCCCTTATCTCCCATACATTTTGACAATAGCAATATATCTTGTAATATAGATATACTGatctacagtatatacagtatgtgagcTTTGATTGTATGCCACAGTCATTCCATTGTCTGCATCATATCCATTAATATCACTCAAACTTTGTTAGACTCTGGTCTAACACAATCTGCCATCTGCATCATCATACAAAACGTCTCTCACATCTCTAATGTATTCACTGCTTTTTCTGGGTTCTCGTATCAGTCATGGAACATGTGATGTGAGATTAAGTAAAATCTCTGTATGTCTCTTATCCCATTTCCATCAACAATGCTGTGACCTGAAGACTGTAGTTTGAGTTGCACAGACAGCTTGATTTTGTTACTGCGAACAGGAAGAGTGCTGACCacgtttctttttttattttccgtCGTTAGTCTTTCTGAACAAGACAGAGGATGTGGCAGTTTTGAGTCACATCATATGAACAGCTTGTGAGCAGCATCACATAGACTGACACATAACATGTGGACATATATGGGTCTCACTGAAATTTAAGTGAATGTTTGTCTGCAAAGGCCTATAAACAGGCCCCTTGTTGTAATAGCCCATCTAAGTGCTGATGTGTGTTCCCCTAACAGCAGTAGTCTGGCTAATGTCCTTTGCTGCTTCTGTGGTTTAGCCGAGCTGGTCACACCATAGACAAGTCTATGGGTCACACCTTACCCACAGCTGCCCACGCTGCAGACACTGCACACGTGCTCTGTTTTGCAGCTGGGTTGGTCTGGAAGGGCAAGAGGCTACCAGGAAGGGCTTTCTTCCTGGATTGTTAGTGTTTGTGTACTTAAACATTATGGGCAAAGGAGGTGTGGGGATCATCTTTTATTCTAGGAAGAACTCTTTTAGTCTTAATCCCTTTcttactagatagatagatagatagatagatagatagatagatagatagatagatagacagagagatactttattgatccccaaagggaaatgaCTCTTGCTCTACATTTAGGCAATATATCTTGTAATATTTCAACTACTATTTTCTCATTCCtactttggaggtggggaattttcaagtCCCAACTGACCCCATCACCCCAGCAAAATGGGAACGTTAAAATATTAGTTTCGTATTTTGGTTCCACGTTACATTTCCTGTCTTGGTTCACTGGATCTGATGTTTTCTTTTTCCCACTGAAGCCACCCCACACGTTGAGAattgtcttgaatttcccctggggatcaataaagtatctatctatctatctatctatcaatctatctatctgagaACCACTGTACTATTCACACTGAACTACATTGTTTCATTGAGCTGTGATTATTACATCACATTTATTCCACTTTCTGCATTTATTTCACTCAAACTGTTAGACTCTGGTGTCTGTATATCACTAAACCATGAGATGTACAAAGGTGCAGAAATGACACTCTATTATCTGTATCAGCATACAAAATATCTCTCATAACTCTGTTGTATTCACTGCATTCTCTCATATTAGCCATGGAACATGTGTACTTACCCAGGGTTCTGGACAGGATGAGAAGAACAGACAGAGACCAACAAGGCGCCATTTCCACCATCACAGACACAGTGCCCTGCAGACTGTAGCTTGAGTTCTAATGATGTCTTGTGTTTGCTACTGAGAACAGGAAGAGTGCTCACtccagttttttttctcctgtggTCAGTctttaaagagtgtgtgtgcttttcagAGCTGCTCTTCAGTGCAATTGTCAGTCACAGGTGAGTTTTGTCCTGATTCAACGTTATAAATATATTGTCTGTTCACAACTATTGACAAGACATGACAACCTGCATATCCAGAATCTCACTTCTCACTAAACTCCACTTCTCCTCTCTTAGGCCTAACCGTTTCGATCCCCACACCTGTGATGAAAGGTCGTCAGGTGAAGCTGAGCTGCAATAATGACTGTGGATTGGATAGCAAACCCACAGGGATATGGAGAAAGAATGGAGAAGATTTACCTGGTGAACAAACAGGCAACTCTGAGCTTCTCCTCCAGAGAGTCAGTACTGAAGATGAGGGAGATTATTCCTGTGCTCTAAAAGGCCATAAGGGACATCCATCTAAACCAGTGAAGCTCAATGTCATATGTGAGTATTACTTGTTAGTAGTCATAGAACTGCTTACAGCTTacaagtgtgtatttgtgtaaacACAAAATGATATTGTTCATTTGgtgcttttatttttcattcattgatttattatactattatactaaTCCCGTTTCTCCAGTCCCTCCAACAAGCACCTCAGTGTCTGTCAGTCCTGATGTGAATGTAACCAAGGGCGCTTCAGTGACTCTGACCTGCAGCAGTGATGCCAACCCACCAGTGGAGAGCTACACCTGGTTTAAGGTGAATGAGTCCACTCCAGTAGGATCAGGACAGCAGTACAGCATCACTAACATCAGCTCTGAGGATGGAGGACAGTACTACTGTGTGGCCAGGAATAAATATGGAGCTGAGACCTCAACTGCTGTGTCCATTAGAGTTACAGGTGGGTATGCTATTCTGTCTCTCTTAAACActtgtctttttgtttgtttgtgtgttttagcgtcttcttgcatgtgtgtgtgtgtgtgtgtgtgtgtgtgtgtgtgtgtgtgtgtgtgtgtgtgtgtgtgtgtgtctgtccatgtgCTTGTGCTTATTGTGCTTGTACCTTTCAAAATTCTTTCCCTGATCCCTTTTGTGTCCCTCACAGGAGCCCATAGTCCTGTGCTGTATGTGGTAGCAGGAGTCTCAGTCTGTGGAGCTGCAGGTCTGATCTGTGTGCTGGTCTGGATCAGGTCAGTACTGATCTTCTCTGCTACAGTCACTTTCACATTGACATTTGATTCATTAATATGAGTCATCACATATTAACAGGCGCCAAAGGACGAATGCTGGTGGAACCAGGAAGAAGGTGAGTTGTTTTTTTGGTTATCAGTGTATAAATGATATGCATTGTTTTCCCAATCTAAATTATTAGGTGCAGTATTTCATGCCACACAGGGTTCCAGAGACCAAATACAAAGAAAAGGGGAAAATAAGGAGGGTTAGCATGCTAAATGATGTCATGACTCTAATCCTCTCATCAGGATGGAGATGATGTTCAGTTTCCCAACGCTGACATCCAGAGAACCAGCCGCAGCAGAGCTGCTGGTCCCCCCAGTGCTGAGTCTGCAGGAGCCCCAGAGGAGGACGTCCAGTATGCCCGTGTCCTACCCAAGTGTTCCAGAGAGTCTGCAGGAGCCCCAGAGGAGGATGTCCAGTACTCCAATGTCCAGCCCAAACGCTCCAGACAGACGGCAGGAGGAGCAGCAGAGGATGACGGTCTGTATGCCTGTGTCCTGCCCAAGTGTTTCAGAGAGTCTGCAGGAGCCCAGGAGGACGACGTCCAGTACGCCAGTGTCCAGATCAAAAAGGCCAGAGCAGCACAGGGGTAAGATGTGACATTCAAAGACCAGAAACCTCTCAATTtagtaattttttttatttttttgtcgttAGCATATTGAGGGCGAGCTGAGCTCTCTGTCATTGATGTCACCCTGCAGTTCTCCCAACCAACCAGAGGGGGAGTGTCGTGGGAAAATCGTCCTTGATGTCTCCCTGCAGTTCTCCTAACAAACCAGAGGGGGAGCTCTCTGTGATCTACAGCAGTGTTGGAGCAAGACCCAACTAGTCTTGGGGAACAGTAGAACAGGAATAATCATTCAAGAAGTCCATCTTTATTAGAGATTATAACaaagtgtctttttttttctgataagCTGTCCTTAGGAGAATGTTTATATAATCAAGCTTATTTCTGTACACATCAAGTTATATTCTAACTGCATTTCAGTCGTTTCCAATTTCCTTGCTTTCCTTTGAATGCCGCTTGTGTACTATTCCatgttcttctctttctctctcccttttatcATCATCTAACTACATGAACACAGACACCTCTGAAAACTCCCTGGCATGTAGAGACCGTCTAGAGGGGGAATCTTTTAAAATAAGATTTTAAGCTGGTTGCCGGTGCAAATGAGACACATGACAGGGGACCCCTTGTGGCCATAGAACTATAAAGCTGTTCAAGCTTTTCATTACTGATATTTTACTGATTTTATCAGTACATTTGAATTCAGGAGTTGACACTGTTGTACTCCTGAGCCAGTTCTATTGTTTCTTAATGTAAGCCATTCTGCATGAGAGAGTTGTACACTTCTTGTTTTTAGTATTGTGATTTTTATACAGATATTAGATATTACTTTGCTCATTTCCCATGCAAAAGTATTTCCCACTATTTTGTAAATAAAACTGTTTACTGTTTTCAACTGTTACAATCAACTGTTTTGGTTTTTGGTCGAGGTGTCAATGTAACACTGCATGGGTGCTATACAGAGGTAAAATAAGCTCtgtgcacgaaaggctctctgtgcgtttgtttgtgtcCGGTGCAGCCAGGTGTTTCTGAACCTGCTGCTATTGTTAATGcaattagtgtctacacggaccCGTTTGGGTGAGTAGTGAATCAGCACTTAACGATAAagaagtatgtatgtatgcttgtgttaaaattgttattattgagcaaATAAAATATTCAGTGTCTGAGTGACGATGTAAGAAGCAGAATACAACAGACCATGCTGTTACAACACAGTTAACGCTCCATCAGAAATACATGAGCGTACAGAAAGAACCTTTTGTGCACCTAGTCTATTCATGcaaacagacagagatagagcAGGAATTTTAGAGTAAGTAGATAATAATAGACCTAAGTTCGCCTGCAAAAAAGCTGACATCTTTGAGATCCGGTATCTggtgatttttcctatgggaaaataacaaggggattttgaattatggCACCTCAACATATGAACTCATCAACATATGAATAACTTTAATTTTAGACATTTTTCTGAAGCATGTATCATCCAATATCAGGAGGGACTTGTCAAGGACAGCAAAGAACAGGCATGTGCCATggagtgcatgtgagtgtgtgtgtgtgtgtgtgtgtgtgtatgtatttgcctttttttgtgtgtgcacacaagtAGATATTTTTACATATAATtatgaatatacagtatatatatatatatatatatatatatatatatatatatatatatatatatatatgtatatatatattcataagGCATCCTTCATACACCTCCCAGAGATTCATAAAGGTTCTGTTCTATGTTACTGTCCTCCGAAGTACACACAAAGAAGAGGtgctaaaaaaaacagtgtcatCGCTGTTAGTTCCTGTATATCAGTCCACCACAAGGGTTGCTCTCTACTAAAGTGCAGAGCTGCTTGGGCTCATTTAAATTTTAGACATGTTTCTGAAGCATGTATCATCCCATATCAGGGGGGAATCAATCACTTGTACTTTTAcacattgagagagaaagagagagagagagagagagagagagagagagagagagagaagagagagagagagattgactaCATGTATGTGTCCACTCTGTATAGTGATCATCCCATATCAGGGGGAAAGCACTTGTACTTTTACACAAtgtgatttttcctatgggacaATAACaaggggattttgaattatggTACCTCAACATATGAACTCATCAACATATGAATAATTTTAATTTTAGACATGTTTCTGAAGCATGTATCATCCCATATCAGGGGGGACTTGTACTTTtacacaatgagagagagagagatagagaaataaagaaagatagagagagagagattgactaCGTGTTCCACTCTGTATGGTGATCAGAGATTCAGAGATACTGTAAGCTGAACATGCTTGTGCAGTAGTGTTacataaatgcaaaaaaaaaatacaagccAAGCAACGCATAAAAatgaccatgaaacataacgGTCAACAAAAGTCATTAACTTGTCaggaagctttttttttatcgTACTGTGTCAACTTGTCAACCACTGCACACTTGCTGTTCATTGGCAGCGTTTTGTTTGTCAGTTCAACCTCAAAGTATTCCGTATTGAGTAGAGAACAACTTGTTCTGCACACACGACCAGGACTACGACCCATCTGCAACCTTCTATGGTGAGAATTTGCGGCAAAATGATATTTCACATTTCAACATAATGTCAATGCTAAGGTAAATTACTGTCTCTGAGTCTCATAATCTAAGCAGTAAAACTGCACTGTGTTTATTAACTCTGCTAACAACATAAGGGAAATTATCGTTTGTCAAGACTTAGAGTAAGTTCAGTAAGCCATCTTCCTAATCTACATTTGTGAGCTGCCTTATTAGTAATCTCTTGCATTACTTTTATACACATTCGAGGTGTTAATAGTAATAGTAGCTGTAATAGTAAAATAAACAATGGGTGCCATAATTGCTGATGTTGAAGACTTGAGAAACCAAATCATGGTGTGTCATGAGTCATGATCGGTACATAGTACATCAAATAGGAATTAACATGTAGACATGTTCAGTGACAGGATATATTAAGAGTGTTATTTACATGTGTAGTTTAATttccttgtatgtgtgtattagtcATGTCTGAGAAAACAAGCCATTCAGGCTGAAGAaactgtggttgtggttgttctGTGCCAGCTTTTGCTTTGGTGAaatagtgtgtgcgtgtctgtgtacgcgtctttgtgtgtgtgtgtgtgtgtgtgtgtgtgtgtgtgtgtgtgtgtgtgtgtgtgggtgtgtgtgtgtgtgcagggccgtgtttcttggtgttttatgcccccaacgttgtcctCAAGGCAGCGTTAGGCACGGGCTAAGTAAgagtgcgcgcgtgtgtgtgcagggccgtCGCGTCgtttcaacttcgaaaagctacgttcacccgatgccaatCACTAATCCCATTTTCAAAATTTAGGAAGgttcgttcaatctttttaagttatAAGTGCAGTAGCGTAACACATCTTGGAATTACATCTCGAATAGCCTATAGCCTCAGCTCCTGGAAGAGGTCAGTGCACTATGTCCTGGGACATAACCCCCATTGTgacggccctgtgtgtgtgtgtgagaatgagagcctgtgcgtgtgtgtgtgtgtgtgtgtgtgtgtgtctgagagactAAAAGAAGGAGAAAGGTTCAGAGGAAAGTACAACACAAAGTCTCTGTCGAGTTGAGTCGGATATTAAGTTATGCTTTGAATCTGCATCAGATAATGAGTTtgcagtcacacactcacactcaaacagtTATAGCCTGGCACACTGGCTACAACATAGAGGACCAAATGGGCTAGTTTTCTAGGGGTATTTATTTAACAATAAGTACATGAACAAAAGGGAAAATAGGACACCAAAGTAAGAAGGTGTGTTAGCCAGAACACAACTCTCTCCTGAAGTCAAGGGCTGGTGTGTTTTTAAAGGGCTGGCTCCACCCACCCGCAACAGGTCTCACCCGTACAAAATTACAGAGCATGCTACTatgcaacacaaacaaacaaacggggAAACAGCACCACCAAAGGGTAGAGAAgggacataacacacacacgcacacacactttttatgaAGTTATTTTACAATGAAGTATGTAGCATGAAGTATGCCCGTACACCCCAATTAGAGAGCAAGCTACCAAGTAACACAAACAAATGGCACCACCAAAGGGTAGTGGAGGGACATAACAGACATAATCAGTTATTATGTCAGAGGTTAGCATACAGGTGCCTCTGTTGTACTTTACTGCTATGATGGTCCAGGGTTTCAAAGGTCTTACCTGGCACATCAACAAACAACAACGAGCTGATATTCTACAACGTCAGGATTGAGGATGCAGGCAGCTACTCATGTGTATTAAATCACCAAGTGGAAAGTCCATCTCCTCCAGTGAAGCTTGATGTCCTGTGTGAGTACAAGAGTACATCTGTGAACGACTGACTTTAACAAACAGTTTGTAAAACAAAAGTATTACATTCCTCACCTAACAAAGCAATACATAATGTGGGCAAACCTACATCCATTGTTTGTGTATTCTTATGTCAAATATGTATGTTCTAGATCCTCCAAAGAAAACCTCAGTTTCTGTCAGTCCTGCTGATGAGATACTAGAGGGCACTTCAGTGACTCTGATCTGCAGCAGTGATGCCAACCCACCAGTGGAGAGCTACAGTACACCTGGAACAGGAAGACTGGAGATGAAACTACTGAAGTAGGATCAGCGGAGACAATCACCTTCACTCTGAACTCCACCAATGCTGGACTTTACCACTGTGAGGCCAAAAATAGGATTTCCTCAGAGGATTCCAATGCTCTTAAGGTCTCACTGGCAGGTAAACATTATTAATTCCTCACAACTTTGTCCCAATAGAGATCCTTTATGAGATACTCACCTTCTCCTGCATCTTTggtcatttatttatatttggaTTTAATATCCATGGAGTTATGCTAGGCTGTTTATCATTATAAATCAGCCTTATAGCATCAGTGTGTCTGATGTGTTTTCATTTCTAAAACGTTTCAATACTCATGATCTCATGCAggattgtgtttgtttataattCAGGCTCAGGATGGCAAGGTATGGCTGCGATAGCAGGAGGAGCTGTTGCTTTCCTCATAGTTCTCATCGTGGTCCTGGCTGTTCTCATGTCCCGGTGAGTAACAAACACATCTGTATTACGAATACTCAGGAAAGCACTGCTCTATTTTTCTAGCCTGATAGAGCTCTGATACGTATGTTCTACctgagtgtttttgtttttgtttttaaagaagGAAGAAGAATGCGTCCAACTCAACCATCGTCTCTGGCAGCACAGTCAGGAATTCACAGGTGTGAAAATCAGGGGACCCGTGTGTCTGTACTGATTGCTCATGTGGATTATGGTTACCCATCAGTGATTAGAGAAGTGAAACTATTGAAGCAAGTGCAGGATAGAACAACACCTTCACTCTGACCATGACCACTACTGGACCACTGTGAGGCTTAGTATTCCAAGAATTCCCCTGCTCTCAATGTCCAACGTGAACATTAAAGGAATTCACAACAGAGTTGGATAGGATGTTACATGCCTCTCGTCTCTGTGCGTGGAGTAACTCGGTAGCTCACTGAGGTCGGCAGATCCATCTCCCAAAAGTGTCAAAGAACTCCAAAATTGTCCTATTTACATGACACTGGTCGTGGGGTTACTTCTTCCTTGCTTTGCTAGCCAATCAGAAGTGGCATAGTCAAGGAGGATCACATCAATATAAAAGTCCAAATATGACAAGATTGACTGAGCAGaattatttgtagcttttgcaATTAGATAATTGTGTTAGTTAATATTGTGATTTGCGACTGACATTGACGGGGATGCATAATGTAATGAGAAGTGTGCTGTGTACtgtgttcaagttcaagttcaagttcaagttcaagttgggTTTATTGTCATATGTATAGTAAGAAGTGTGCTGTGTACtgtgttcaagttcaagttgggTTTATTGTCATATGTATAGTAAGAAGTGTGCTGTGTACtgtgttcaagttcaagttcaagttgggTTTATTGTCATATGTATAGTAAGAAGTGTGCTGTGTACtgtgttcaagttcaagttcaagttcaagtttattgtcaTATGTATAGTAAGAAGTGTGCTGTGTACtgtgttcaagttcaagttcaagttgggTTTATTGTCATATGTATAGTGAGCCTACAATACAATGAAATGCATTTTGCTCCATCACTCACATGCAGTATAACAGACAAGGAAACAtacaacagacaaaaaaaaacaacagacatAAAGTGCATAGTGCAAGAAAGTGCATCAGCTATTCAACAATCTGACCgcctgtggaaaaaaaaaactatgtgaAAGGCCATcttaaagtggaaatgaagcagtGAGAACTGTGACCATTTTTtggttgctttttcatttttgaagatACATGGATTTTCATTAAAAACCCGAAATTCAAGTAGTTTCAGAAGTGGACTGTTGTGTACACCAATTCCTCCTGCTGCAGCTGGACTGTGGAGTCCTGCTGCTTTCTGGAACTCTTGAACTGCACGCTGGCGTACTGGGCATCAGCTGGGTCACCTGAGTCCACCCTCTGGGCATCAGCAGAACCCTGCAGGGAAGCAAGGTTTTTATTTCAGTAATGTAATGCATGATGGGTAATCCATATCAGCACAGATGTTCAGTAGAGACCAATACAGCATCAGCTGAACATATGAGGATGGTGCACTTGGCAGTGTACAAATGGACAACAACTGCGTGCATGGTTTTGAAAGTGGTACCTCCCAGCTAGTGAAAAGGGCAAAAGTGTTCCCTTTAGTACAATTCATTTGTGTTCCCAAAGGTAGTAGTGGTGATTGTGTAATCACCTGATGACGcacctgtgtgtttatgtctctgGTCCTTGAGTCACTAGTTGAGCTGAGCatgttcctctccctcctttgagaaaataaaataaacacacaggcaACATATATAAAATATGATATAAGACAACATATGTGATATACTATGATTTACTGATATGTATCAGAGCTGGATTGTAGAACAGGGAGTTTGTTTGAACACTCACCGAGACATAACAACAGCAAGGACCACTATGAGGGCAATAGTGAGGAGAACAGCCCCTCCTGCAATCAGAGCTACATGCTGCCTCCATGAACCTggttcataaacacacacacacattatggagTCATGGGCAATAGCAGTGCAACTAGCAGtgcaattaaataaatatttacctGCCAAAGAGACATTAACTGCAGAGGAGTTCTGAGAGGCAATTTGATTTGTAGCCTCACAGTGGTAAGGTCCAGCAGTGGTGGTGTTCAGAGTGAAGGTGATGGTCTCCCCTGAGCCTACTTCAGTAGTTTCATCTCCAGTCTGCCTGTACCAGGTGTAGCTCTTCACAGGTGGGTTGGCAACACTGCTGCAGGTCAGAGTCACTGAAGCGCCCTCAAGTACATCACCAGCAGGACTGACAGAAACTGAGGTGTTCTTTGGAGGGTCTTCAAGAGTTATATTTCACATAAGAATTCACATTTTTCACTAATTAACCATCAATGTAGATAACATAATGGTTTGTTCCAATAAGCAATACATGGTCCAAGCATGTTCCATGTTTACTCACACATGATATTAAGCTTCACTGGAGGAGATGGATGATCCTCGAGGCCTTTTAATGCACAGGAATAGTTGCCCTCATCATCAGTGCTGATGTGGAGTATCAGCTCTTTGTCGCTTGTTTGTGCATCAGAGAAAATGTCCCCATTCTTTCTCCACATT
This window of the Alosa alosa isolate M-15738 ecotype Scorff River chromosome 7, AALO_Geno_1.1, whole genome shotgun sequence genome carries:
- the LOC125298457 gene encoding B-cell receptor CD22-like translates to MPCSFTPPAGQTVTKVYWVINYVLGLLPPDIFYTPQYVGRVQYSRDKETDCTLTLSNVRVTDTAQYYARIETNSRNTISHSVNLTVKDLAVQISGPAIEGHEVKLSCKHCILGHLMWRKNGDIFSDAQTSDKELILHISTDDEGNYSCALKGLEDHPSPPVKLNIMYPPKNTSVSVSPAGDVLEGASVTLTCSSVANPPVKSYTWYRQTGDETTEVGSGETITFTLNTTTAGPYHCEATNQIASQNSSAVNVSLAGSWRQHVALIAGGAVLLTIALIVVLAVVMSRRERNMLSSTSDSRTRDINTQGSADAQRVDSGDPADAQYASVQFKSSRKQQDSTVQLQQEELVYTTVHF